A genomic window from Rhizobium lentis includes:
- a CDS encoding carbohydrate ABC transporter permease, translating into MSHSMTLVTNEPFAARRAAPAGKHVLLGKALLAIATITFLVVLALQSFDAMGVTALGFETWRPLLYVYLIWAVVFGVSQVMIRGEAGERAAFVLPAVLFTVAMVIFPTIFGLYIAFTDWNLSAVEGRRFNGLDNLRTLLADAYFWNALLNMVYYVLAVLVQYAIAFSLALLLNAEIKARKFFRVAFLLPLMLSPVAVSWMIGKSLMEYRFGPAATLARYLGWDNPAFFSTPWLARLSIMAMDAWVSIPFMMVLLLAGLQALPAEIKEAARVDGATGWQSFKEITFPLMLPVSMTALILRIIFELKLADIVINVTAGGPGGATDTVSSFIFREYRDRSNVGYGTMLAEVYLVIIIIFVALILKGASRWMQRTN; encoded by the coding sequence ATGTCTCACTCAATGACGCTGGTTACAAACGAACCGTTCGCAGCGCGCCGTGCTGCTCCCGCCGGAAAGCATGTCCTGCTCGGCAAGGCTCTGCTGGCGATCGCGACCATCACCTTCCTAGTGGTCCTGGCGCTTCAGTCGTTCGATGCCATGGGCGTCACCGCGTTGGGCTTTGAGACCTGGCGCCCTCTGCTCTACGTCTATCTTATCTGGGCGGTGGTCTTCGGCGTATCCCAGGTGATGATCCGCGGTGAGGCGGGCGAGCGCGCGGCCTTCGTCCTCCCGGCCGTTCTTTTTACCGTCGCCATGGTGATCTTTCCGACCATTTTCGGCCTCTACATCGCGTTTACCGATTGGAACCTCAGTGCGGTCGAGGGACGACGCTTCAACGGTCTCGACAATCTGCGCACGCTTCTGGCGGATGCCTATTTCTGGAATGCGCTTTTGAACATGGTCTACTATGTTCTGGCGGTTCTCGTTCAATATGCGATCGCCTTCAGCCTGGCTCTTCTGCTCAACGCAGAGATCAAGGCACGCAAGTTCTTCCGTGTCGCTTTTCTGTTGCCGTTGATGCTGAGTCCGGTCGCCGTCAGCTGGATGATCGGCAAGTCGCTGATGGAGTACCGTTTCGGTCCCGCGGCGACGCTGGCGCGCTATCTGGGCTGGGACAATCCCGCCTTCTTCTCCACCCCCTGGCTGGCGCGATTGTCGATCATGGCCATGGATGCGTGGGTCTCCATTCCCTTCATGATGGTTCTGCTGCTGGCCGGCCTGCAGGCATTGCCTGCAGAAATCAAGGAGGCGGCACGGGTCGATGGCGCCACCGGTTGGCAATCGTTCAAGGAGATCACCTTCCCCCTGATGCTGCCGGTGAGCATGACCGCCTTGATCCTGCGCATCATATTCGAGCTGAAACTCGCCGATATCGTCATTAATGTGACGGCAGGCGGCCCGGGCGGCGCGACGGACACGGTTTCGAGTTTCATCTTTCGGGAATACCGGGACCGTTCCAATGTCGGCTACGGCACCATGCTCGCCGAAGTCTATCTCGTCATCATCATCATTTTCGTCGCGCTTATCCTGAAAGGGGCAAGCCGATGGATGCAAAGAACAAACTGA
- a CDS encoding carbohydrate ABC transporter permease gives MTRSMLIYAALVFWAFVSLFPIYWTVTTSFKTAVNVTQGHLIPFVDFTPDWKGWRSLGLSPDTIFAQSTVRDEFIRRFFNSIVASAGASLLAVVLGSLAAYGLSRFSYKFLWMRNKDISFFFLSQLILPPVVLAMPFLVLYKQLMLLDSLVGLILVYTLMVLPIVIWIMRDQFDTIPLELEQAALVDGCSIWGAFLRIVLPIALPGMVAAFILSVILCWNEYFFAALLTSTDAKTLPVMVASQTGSQGINWWSMAAIASAAILPLVLIGIFLERYIVKGLTAGAVK, from the coding sequence ATGACCCGTAGCATGCTGATCTACGCCGCCCTGGTCTTTTGGGCCTTCGTTTCCCTGTTTCCGATCTACTGGACGGTGACGACGTCATTCAAGACCGCCGTGAACGTGACCCAGGGCCACCTCATTCCCTTCGTGGATTTTACGCCGGACTGGAAAGGCTGGCGTTCGCTTGGCCTGTCGCCCGACACGATCTTTGCGCAATCGACCGTCCGTGACGAGTTCATCCGCCGGTTCTTCAACAGCATCGTCGCGTCGGCGGGCGCCTCGCTTCTCGCTGTCGTCCTCGGATCGCTCGCGGCCTACGGCCTCAGCCGGTTCTCCTACAAATTTCTCTGGATGCGCAACAAGGACATCTCCTTCTTCTTCCTGTCACAGCTCATCTTGCCACCGGTCGTGCTCGCGATGCCATTCCTGGTTCTCTACAAGCAACTGATGCTGCTGGACTCGCTTGTCGGCCTCATCCTGGTCTACACGCTGATGGTCCTGCCGATCGTCATCTGGATCATGCGCGACCAGTTCGACACGATCCCTCTGGAGCTGGAGCAGGCGGCGCTTGTCGATGGCTGCTCGATCTGGGGCGCGTTCCTGCGGATCGTGCTGCCCATCGCACTGCCCGGCATGGTCGCGGCATTCATCCTGTCCGTTATTCTCTGCTGGAACGAGTATTTCTTCGCAGCTCTTCTGACCAGCACCGATGCCAAGACGCTGCCGGTGATGGTCGCAAGCCAGACCGGATCGCAGGGTATCAACTGGTGGTCCATGGCAGCGATCGCCAGTGCCGCCATTCTGCCGCTCGTGCTCATCGGCATATTCCTCGAGCGCTACATCGTTAAGGGCCTGACGGCGGGCGCCGTGAAATAG
- a CDS encoding sugar phosphate isomerase/epimerase family protein has translation MKFATRLNSFASRPQAEWPDLSGKPSVKQMVARAAKVDGLTDLDLNYPDHVSEDPRELARQIGDMGLAINGFAMRYYTNPAFKIGAFTNPDAAVRREAIDLTKKGIDATREAGSNLMTIWLGQDGFDYAFQADYATLWQHEIAGIREVCEHDPDCQISIEYKPNEPRSYSLMPDCATTLLAIKEVGLPNLGVTLDFAHVLYADEQPAFAAALIARYSRILGVHLNDGYAKRDDGLMVGAVHTQQTIELLRQIRKDGYDGAIYFDTFPDMTGLDPVHECEVNIQTVKRMLDVVDRLEQDNRLSGAIDRQDAVSAQSIIQEAMLGAGA, from the coding sequence TTGAAATTCGCCACCCGCCTCAACTCCTTTGCCTCCCGGCCGCAGGCCGAATGGCCTGATCTTTCCGGGAAGCCAAGTGTCAAGCAGATGGTCGCCCGTGCTGCAAAGGTCGATGGATTGACGGATCTCGATCTCAATTATCCCGATCACGTCTCCGAAGACCCGCGCGAATTGGCGCGGCAGATCGGGGACATGGGCCTTGCGATCAACGGCTTTGCGATGCGTTACTACACTAATCCCGCTTTCAAGATTGGCGCCTTCACCAACCCTGATGCAGCGGTTCGCCGTGAAGCCATCGACCTGACGAAGAAGGGCATCGACGCCACCCGTGAGGCCGGCAGCAATCTGATGACCATCTGGCTCGGGCAGGATGGATTCGATTACGCGTTCCAGGCCGACTATGCAACCTTGTGGCAACACGAAATTGCTGGAATTCGTGAAGTTTGCGAGCATGATCCCGATTGCCAGATCAGCATCGAGTACAAGCCGAACGAGCCGCGCTCCTATAGCCTGATGCCTGACTGCGCCACAACGCTGCTGGCCATCAAGGAAGTCGGCCTCCCCAATCTTGGTGTGACGTTGGACTTCGCTCATGTGCTCTATGCCGATGAGCAGCCGGCCTTCGCGGCGGCGCTGATAGCGCGCTACAGCCGTATTCTCGGCGTTCACCTGAACGACGGCTATGCCAAGCGTGACGATGGCCTGATGGTCGGCGCCGTTCACACACAACAGACGATCGAACTGCTGCGCCAGATCCGCAAGGACGGTTATGACGGCGCGATCTACTTCGACACATTCCCGGATATGACCGGACTCGATCCGGTCCACGAATGCGAGGTGAACATCCAGACTGTCAAGCGCATGCTTGATGTCGTGGACCGCCTTGAGCAGGACAATCGCCTGTCTGGCGCGATTGACCGTCAGGATGCCGTTTCCGCCCAGTCCATCATTCAAGAAGCGATGCTTGGCGCGGGGGCTTGA